The following proteins are encoded in a genomic region of Dokdonia donghaensis DSW-1:
- a CDS encoding metallophosphoesterase family protein, protein MDKKIKNIGNLTGKVLLYGGVYSNLQALEKLKSIAEEQGIAPENCICTGDIVGYCAQPEETVQLYKIWGTHGIAGNVEKQLSEGAEDCGCDFREGSRCDGFSQLWYPYAQSKLSKNSLDTIEALPDHITFTYAGKKVTVVHGSYSHISEFIFKSTPWEIKGSNFDTTQSNVIIAGHCGLPFHTEQEDKLWLNPGVIGMPANDGSTEVWYAILDDTSGNLSYEHHTFAYNYKLTSQLMQNGLLPEEYARTIVTGIWDNTEILPPVESGLQGFGIKL, encoded by the coding sequence ATGGATAAAAAGATAAAAAACATAGGCAATCTCACTGGCAAAGTACTCCTTTATGGCGGTGTGTATAGCAATCTACAAGCGCTAGAGAAACTAAAATCCATAGCAGAGGAACAAGGAATTGCTCCAGAAAATTGCATTTGCACCGGAGACATTGTGGGATATTGTGCGCAACCAGAAGAAACCGTACAACTCTATAAAATATGGGGAACACACGGTATCGCTGGTAATGTAGAAAAGCAATTGAGTGAGGGCGCAGAAGATTGCGGTTGCGATTTTAGAGAAGGATCGCGCTGTGATGGTTTTAGCCAGCTGTGGTATCCCTATGCACAAAGCAAACTCTCTAAGAATTCGCTAGACACCATCGAGGCGCTTCCAGACCATATTACATTTACCTACGCTGGTAAAAAGGTGACGGTTGTACACGGCTCATATAGTCATATTTCTGAATTTATATTTAAATCTACGCCTTGGGAAATAAAAGGTTCAAATTTTGATACAACCCAAAGTAATGTGATTATTGCGGGACATTGCGGCTTGCCTTTTCATACGGAGCAAGAAGATAAACTCTGGCTCAACCCTGGCGTGATAGGGATGCCAGCAAATGATGGCTCTACCGAAGTCTGGTATGCCATTCTAGATGACACATCTGGCAATCTTAGCTATGAACATCATACCTTTGCATATAATTACAAGCTTACGAGCCAGTTAATGCAAAACGGCTTACTGCCAGAAGAGTATGCACGTACCATCGTAACCGGCATCTGGGACAACACAGAAATACTGCCACCTGTAGAGAGTGGATTGCAAGGATTTGGCATTAAATTATAA
- a CDS encoding rhodanese-like domain-containing protein produces MDLLLKQYNTRSVPYISVQELKMEMNDYLILDTRKKEEFEVSHIPGAVWVSEKVNDSIYAFAKAKKDQPIVVYCSVGIRSEDFGERLKKKGFTNVKNLYGSIFAWKDKGYKIQNKNKQPTDSVHVFSKVWGKYLKTGHKVY; encoded by the coding sequence ATGGACTTGTTATTAAAACAGTACAACACACGCTCTGTTCCTTATATTTCTGTGCAAGAACTCAAGATGGAAATGAATGATTACTTGATTCTTGACACTCGTAAAAAGGAAGAATTTGAGGTAAGCCATATCCCTGGAGCGGTGTGGGTTTCTGAGAAGGTGAATGATAGTATTTACGCTTTCGCGAAAGCAAAAAAAGATCAACCCATCGTCGTTTATTGCTCAGTAGGGATACGCTCTGAAGATTTTGGCGAGCGACTAAAGAAGAAAGGATTTACAAACGTCAAAAATCTTTACGGAAGCATATTTGCCTGGAAAGATAAAGGCTACAAAATTCAAAACAAGAACAAACAACCAACCGACTCTGTTCACGTATTTTCCAAAGTTTGGGGGAAGTATTTAAAAACAGGACATAAAGTTTACTAA
- a CDS encoding TIGR04282 family arsenosugar biosynthesis glycosyltransferase: MKKNIVLIFTRNPELGKVKSRLAKGVGQENALEIYKKLLSHTKDVVATLNCTKRVGYSVKVRDNDMWDNAIFEKFQQEGEDLGVRMYNAFEKAFADGYDNVLIVGSDLYDLRASHINEAFDALHSIDAVIGPAQDGGYYLLGMNKLVKDVFYNKEWGGDTVFVSTMNDLATAKVHQLETLNDIDFAEDLKPYTEFAQYLQ, encoded by the coding sequence ATGAAAAAAAACATAGTACTCATATTCACCAGAAATCCAGAACTAGGCAAAGTAAAAAGCAGACTAGCCAAAGGTGTAGGTCAAGAAAACGCTCTTGAGATTTACAAAAAGCTCTTATCACATACTAAGGACGTCGTTGCAACTTTAAACTGCACAAAACGCGTAGGCTACTCTGTAAAGGTGCGAGATAATGATATGTGGGATAATGCTATTTTTGAAAAATTCCAGCAAGAAGGTGAAGATCTAGGAGTGCGTATGTATAATGCATTTGAAAAGGCCTTTGCAGATGGGTATGACAATGTACTCATTGTAGGCAGTGACCTCTATGACTTGCGTGCTTCTCACATAAATGAGGCTTTTGACGCGCTACACTCTATTGATGCAGTAATAGGCCCAGCCCAAGATGGTGGTTATTATTTATTGGGGATGAACAAGCTTGTAAAAGACGTATTTTACAACAAAGAATGGGGTGGCGATACGGTCTTTGTAAGTACTATGAATGATCTAGCAACAGCAAAAGTTCATCAACTTGAAACCCTTAATGACATTGACTTTGCAGAAGATTTAAAACCATATACTGAGTTTGCTCAGTATTTACAATAA
- a CDS encoding purine-nucleoside phosphorylase, with protein MEKYIIETADYLKSKGFENPEVGIILGTGLGQLIDRVEIEHTASYNHIPNFPTATVEFHTGKLIYGTLEGKKVIVMQGRFHVYEGYSLTDVTYPVRVMHALGIKHLLVSNASGAINLDFKKGELMLIDDHINLQGGSPLAFKGVEKMGERFVDMSAPYDAAMNNTLRTIAKDNGINLHEGVYASVVGPQLETRAEYRFLRTIGADAVGMSTVPEIIVANHLKLPVVAVSVLTDECDPDNLKPVDIPEIIAMAGKAEPEMITLFTGLIKSL; from the coding sequence ATGGAAAAATACATCATAGAAACAGCAGATTATTTAAAAAGCAAAGGCTTTGAAAATCCTGAAGTAGGTATCATTTTAGGTACTGGCCTTGGGCAACTCATTGATCGTGTTGAGATAGAACACACCGCGAGCTATAATCATATCCCTAATTTTCCAACGGCAACGGTAGAGTTCCATACAGGTAAATTAATTTACGGAACCCTCGAAGGTAAAAAAGTAATTGTGATGCAAGGTCGTTTTCACGTGTATGAAGGCTACTCACTTACAGATGTAACCTACCCAGTGCGTGTGATGCACGCTTTAGGTATCAAGCACCTATTAGTATCTAATGCTTCTGGAGCGATTAACCTTGATTTCAAAAAAGGAGAATTAATGCTCATAGATGATCACATTAATCTACAAGGAGGATCGCCGCTAGCTTTTAAAGGAGTAGAAAAAATGGGAGAGCGTTTTGTAGATATGAGCGCACCTTATGATGCTGCTATGAACAATACACTACGCACTATTGCAAAAGATAATGGTATAAACCTACACGAGGGTGTATATGCCTCTGTGGTAGGCCCGCAGCTAGAAACCCGTGCAGAATATCGTTTCTTAAGAACGATAGGGGCAGATGCTGTGGGGATGAGTACCGTACCAGAAATTATCGTAGCAAATCACTTAAAACTTCCAGTGGTGGCCGTATCTGTTCTTACAGATGAGTGTGACCCAGACAACCTCAAGCCGGTAGATATTCCAGAAATAATTGCAATGGCTGGTAAGGCAGAGCCAGAGATGATCACGCTCTTTACGGGATTGATTAAATCTTTGTAA
- the arsM gene encoding arsenosugar biosynthesis arsenite methyltransferase ArsM, producing the protein MSYLNATNDLYKEAALTPDVGLCCTTNPIWELPGLKIPKIMQEMNYGCGSTVNARDLTNEPKMLYVGVGGGMELLQFAYFNRNKGGVVGVDVVDEMLEASRKNFIEAEKLNPWFKSEFVDLQKGDALNLNVADNSIDVAAQNCLFNIFKAEDLKRAIAEMYRVLKPHGKLVMSDPTCEQEMNEELRNDDRLRALCLSGSLPIAEYVKALTDAGFGTIEIRARKPYRILNPGAYPTDELIYIESIEVAAIKDPMPADGPCIFTGKAAIYYGEEDFFDDKKGHILLKNQPLAICDKTAGALAALGRNDIFISESTYHYDGGGCC; encoded by the coding sequence ATGAGTTACCTTAATGCTACAAATGATCTTTATAAGGAAGCAGCGCTTACACCAGATGTGGGGCTGTGTTGTACAACAAATCCTATTTGGGAATTACCTGGATTAAAGATTCCAAAGATTATGCAAGAGATGAACTACGGTTGCGGAAGCACTGTAAACGCGCGTGATCTTACTAATGAGCCTAAAATGCTCTACGTGGGTGTAGGTGGTGGTATGGAGCTTTTACAGTTTGCATATTTTAACCGTAATAAAGGTGGTGTAGTAGGTGTAGATGTGGTGGATGAAATGCTAGAAGCATCTCGCAAAAACTTTATAGAAGCAGAAAAATTAAACCCTTGGTTTAAAAGTGAGTTTGTAGATCTTCAAAAAGGAGATGCTCTTAATCTTAATGTGGCAGACAACTCCATAGACGTAGCAGCACAAAACTGCCTCTTTAACATATTTAAGGCCGAAGATTTAAAACGAGCCATTGCAGAGATGTATCGCGTGCTAAAACCTCACGGCAAGCTTGTGATGAGTGACCCTACTTGTGAGCAAGAAATGAATGAGGAGTTGCGCAATGATGACCGTTTACGAGCACTTTGTCTTTCTGGAAGTTTACCCATAGCCGAGTATGTAAAAGCTCTTACAGATGCTGGTTTTGGAACTATTGAGATAAGAGCTCGTAAGCCCTACAGAATACTCAACCCTGGAGCATATCCTACAGATGAGCTCATATACATTGAGTCTATTGAGGTGGCAGCCATAAAAGACCCTATGCCAGCAGATGGACCTTGTATTTTTACAGGTAAAGCTGCTATTTATTATGGAGAAGAAGACTTTTTTGATGATAAAAAAGGCCACATCCTTCTTAAAAATCAGCCGCTGGCTATTTGTGATAAAACAGCAGGAGCACTTGCCGCTTTAGGGCGCAATGACATTTTTATAAGCGAGTCTACCTATCACTATGATGGGGGTGGATGTTGTTAA
- a CDS encoding DUF547 domain-containing protein yields the protein MKTFIYISLLGLACACSTTKTITAPPEVTNAETPVVIKKDSVPIETAPIITVTEDITTVNAQAVEMITEPEEVDIPNPIITETVNHDSFNDLLKAYVSPTGNVDYNGFKSNWGKLRNYIKLLGEQTPTDAWSQEEKLAYWMNAYNAMTIDLILRHYPLESIKDIKNPWDQRFWKLEDSWYNLNQIEHNILRKMGDARIHFGINCASFSCPPLLNEAFTAASVDDQLDKLARNFINDSSRNTITTERVEVSKIFSWFAKDFKTEGSLIDYLNKYATTPISPSAKVRYKTYDWTLNK from the coding sequence ATGAAAACTTTTATTTACATCTCTTTACTTGGACTTGCTTGTGCTTGTAGCACCACTAAGACTATAACTGCACCACCTGAAGTCACTAATGCAGAAACACCTGTTGTCATAAAGAAAGATAGTGTCCCTATAGAAACAGCTCCCATTATAACTGTTACAGAAGATATAACCACAGTAAATGCTCAAGCAGTGGAGATGATTACAGAACCAGAAGAAGTTGATATACCTAACCCTATAATTACAGAAACTGTTAATCACGATAGCTTTAATGACTTACTTAAGGCATATGTATCACCAACTGGAAATGTAGATTATAATGGCTTTAAATCAAACTGGGGAAAACTACGCAACTACATTAAACTACTAGGAGAACAAACACCTACAGATGCGTGGTCTCAAGAAGAAAAGCTCGCCTACTGGATGAACGCATACAATGCAATGACTATAGATCTCATCTTACGTCACTATCCGCTAGAAAGCATAAAGGATATTAAAAATCCGTGGGATCAACGATTCTGGAAACTTGAAGATAGCTGGTATAACCTCAACCAGATAGAACACAATATTTTAAGAAAAATGGGCGATGCAAGAATTCACTTTGGGATAAACTGCGCTTCATTTTCTTGCCCGCCATTGCTTAATGAGGCTTTTACAGCGGCAAGTGTAGACGACCAGCTTGATAAGCTAGCTCGTAATTTTATAAATGACAGCTCTCGTAACACGATTACAACGGAAAGAGTCGAGGTGTCTAAAATTTTCAGCTGGTTTGCAAAAGATTTTAAAACAGAGGGTAGCCTTATAGATTATCTAAATAAATATGCTACAACTCCTATTTCACCTTCGGCGAAGGTGAGATATAAAACATATGACTGGACGCTCAATAAGTAG
- a CDS encoding DUF547 domain-containing protein, which translates to MKIYTRILSLIAIAISLQSCALLSAGGITSQGQPTKEVTQPLTSTTANSAVNVDHSQWDSLLKKYVNEKGLVDYDAFQKDRPLLNGYLDQLANLDPSNKWSEQELLAYYINLYNAVTVELILDNPEVKSIKDIDAPWTKGRARVDGRLLSLGGIENGVLRKMNEPRIHFAINCASISCPPLLREAYTAGKINEQLDKATKQFINSSKNDISANTAALSSIFKFYTEDFYRGSNKSLLPYINKYANTQVAPGTPVTFKEYDWGLNKQ; encoded by the coding sequence ATGAAAATATACACACGCATTTTATCACTAATAGCCATAGCCATCTCTTTACAAAGCTGCGCGTTGCTCTCTGCTGGAGGGATTACAAGTCAAGGGCAACCTACCAAGGAAGTAACACAACCACTTACATCTACTACGGCAAACTCTGCTGTAAATGTAGATCACTCGCAATGGGACTCATTGCTCAAAAAGTATGTAAACGAAAAGGGGCTTGTAGACTATGATGCATTTCAAAAAGACAGACCGCTACTTAACGGCTACTTAGATCAACTCGCAAATCTTGACCCATCAAACAAGTGGAGTGAACAAGAGTTACTTGCTTATTATATTAATCTTTATAACGCAGTCACTGTAGAGCTCATACTTGATAACCCAGAGGTAAAAAGTATAAAAGATATAGATGCCCCGTGGACTAAAGGACGTGCAAGGGTAGATGGGCGCTTGCTCTCTCTAGGTGGTATTGAAAATGGCGTGCTACGCAAGATGAATGAGCCTAGAATACATTTTGCCATAAACTGTGCATCTATCTCTTGCCCACCACTACTGCGTGAGGCATACACTGCTGGTAAAATCAATGAGCAACTTGACAAAGCAACTAAGCAGTTTATAAATAGTTCAAAAAATGATATTAGTGCAAATACGGCAGCGCTTTCTTCTATTTTTAAATTTTATACAGAAGACTTTTATAGAGGATCTAATAAAAGCTTACTACCCTATATAAATAAATATGCAAATACTCAGGTTGCGCCTGGTACACCTGTCACGTTTAAGGAATATGATTGGGGCTTAAATAAGCAATAA
- a CDS encoding TIGR04283 family arsenosugar biosynthesis glycosyltransferase, producing the protein MNSISVVIPVLNESETICALLTHLENKASSQNYIHEIIVVDGGSSDDTVTQVTQYSALSKTVSIITSHKGRARQMNTGAIQATGDILYFLHADSYPPQNYDALIVKVVSQGNPAGCFKMKFDSNHWWLRLAGWLTKFKWRACRGGDQSQFITKSLFEELGRFDERYIIYEDNDLINKLYARRKFVVIQEWLTTSARRYEENGIWKLQFHFWSIYVRKWLGASAEDLHKYYLNKIS; encoded by the coding sequence ATGAATTCTATATCTGTAGTTATCCCAGTTCTTAATGAGTCTGAGACCATATGTGCATTGCTCACTCACCTAGAAAACAAGGCATCTTCTCAAAATTATATACACGAAATCATCGTTGTAGATGGTGGCAGTAGTGATGACACTGTTACTCAAGTTACTCAATATTCAGCGCTTAGTAAAACGGTATCTATTATTACGTCTCATAAAGGTCGAGCACGACAGATGAATACAGGAGCCATACAAGCTACAGGTGACATACTTTACTTTTTACACGCAGACTCATACCCACCTCAAAATTATGATGCACTCATTGTAAAAGTGGTATCACAGGGAAATCCTGCGGGATGTTTTAAAATGAAATTTGATTCTAATCACTGGTGGCTGCGACTAGCTGGCTGGCTTACTAAGTTTAAGTGGCGAGCGTGCCGTGGTGGTGACCAAAGCCAGTTTATTACCAAAAGTCTTTTTGAAGAACTGGGCCGCTTTGATGAGCGATATATTATTTATGAGGATAATGACCTAATAAATAAGTTATATGCGCGACGTAAATTTGTCGTTATTCAAGAGTGGCTCACAACATCTGCACGTCGTTATGAAGAAAATGGTATCTGGAAATTACAGTTTCACTTCTGGAGTATTTATGTGCGCAAATGGCTAGGCGCTAGTGCAGAAGATTTGCACAAATATTACCTCAACAAGATATCATAA
- a CDS encoding winged helix-turn-helix transcriptional regulator has protein sequence MHTFKGKEYPCCTSLTMGVIGGKWKTVIIYHLIEGPLRYSELRKQMPSVTERTLSLQLKTLESDGIIDRKVYTTKPPLKVEYMLTDLGKSLIPLINAIADWGRKADEV, from the coding sequence ATGCACACTTTTAAAGGAAAAGAATACCCTTGCTGTACAAGTCTTACGATGGGAGTGATAGGAGGTAAGTGGAAAACGGTAATCATTTACCATCTTATAGAAGGTCCCTTACGATATAGTGAGTTACGCAAGCAAATGCCCTCTGTGACAGAGCGCACACTTAGCCTACAGCTCAAAACACTAGAGAGTGATGGTATAATAGATAGAAAGGTTTATACTACAAAGCCACCACTTAAAGTTGAGTATATGCTTACAGATTTAGGAAAGTCACTTATACCACTTATAAACGCAATTGCAGACTGGGGCCGCAAAGCAGATGAGGTATAA
- a CDS encoding nitroreductase family protein, with protein sequence MSFINAMQERYTTKVYDETKKIDPKHIEELKESLRLSPSSINSQPWKFTFVSDQDIKEKLSKVSWINTEKVTKSDTVVVFSRVDDLSLFEEQIKRELPQGMVDYYNENLKPLPKEQITSWFDKQVYLSVGVLLSACAVMGIDATPMEGIEPANYDKIIGNDGYATLVAVAIGYRDEEDFNQPSKNPKSRIALDKVVETI encoded by the coding sequence ATGAGTTTTATAAATGCAATGCAAGAGCGCTACACTACAAAGGTGTATGACGAGACAAAAAAAATAGATCCTAAGCACATAGAGGAGCTTAAAGAAAGTTTACGACTAAGTCCTTCTTCTATAAATAGCCAGCCTTGGAAATTTACTTTTGTTTCTGATCAAGACATAAAAGAGAAGCTCTCTAAAGTATCTTGGATAAATACTGAGAAAGTAACAAAGAGTGATACTGTAGTTGTTTTTAGTAGAGTAGATGATTTATCACTTTTTGAAGAGCAAATCAAGAGAGAATTACCACAAGGAATGGTAGATTATTATAATGAGAACTTAAAACCCCTACCTAAAGAACAGATTACTTCTTGGTTTGATAAGCAAGTATACCTCTCTGTAGGTGTATTACTAAGTGCTTGTGCTGTTATGGGCATAGATGCTACCCCTATGGAAGGAATAGAGCCTGCAAACTATGACAAGATTATAGGAAACGATGGCTATGCAACCCTAGTTGCCGTAGCTATAGGATACAGAGATGAAGAGGATTTTAACCAACCTAGTAAAAATCCAAAATCAAGAATCGCATTAGACAAAGTGGTAGAAACTATATAG
- a CDS encoding head GIN domain-containing protein — translation MRHSIYIASLIVIIVSIISCDTEDTLTCLKTTGDIITQEYDLADFDSITIFERAQLIVTDAPVISVRLETGENLLEDFEILVEDNTLKIKNTASCNIIRDYDTSKVYVSHPDLKQIRNSSGQTVEAEGVLTWNSLRLVSDDLIEEDFYHKDGDFNLTLDAENVLLQCNGLSNFFINGSVTNLTINLLDGDSRLPLEDLDVQNVSIFHRGTNDVILAPQLSIVGELRSTGNLILKNTPPVVEVESFFTGEVIIDE, via the coding sequence ATGAGACACTCCATTTATATAGCTAGTCTAATAGTAATCATTGTAAGCATCATTTCTTGTGATACAGAAGATACACTTACGTGTCTAAAAACCACAGGCGATATCATTACACAAGAGTATGATCTAGCAGATTTTGATAGCATTACCATCTTTGAGCGTGCTCAACTCATAGTGACAGACGCTCCAGTTATCTCGGTAAGACTAGAAACTGGAGAAAACTTACTTGAAGATTTTGAAATTCTTGTAGAGGACAATACACTCAAAATTAAAAACACAGCTTCTTGTAATATTATACGTGATTATGATACATCAAAGGTGTATGTGAGTCATCCCGATTTAAAACAAATACGTAATAGCAGCGGGCAAACCGTAGAGGCAGAGGGTGTCTTGACCTGGAACTCACTCAGGTTAGTAAGTGATGACCTTATAGAAGAAGACTTTTATCATAAAGATGGTGACTTTAATCTTACACTAGACGCAGAAAATGTGCTATTACAATGCAACGGATTGTCTAATTTCTTCATAAACGGAAGTGTGACAAATCTTACCATAAACTTGCTAGATGGTGATAGTAGATTACCCTTAGAAGATCTTGATGTTCAAAATGTCTCCATCTTCCACAGGGGGACTAATGATGTGATACTAGCACCACAATTATCTATAGTAGGAGAGTTGCGTAGTACGGGTAATTTGATTTTAAAAAATACACCACCAGTTGTTGAGGTAGAAAGCTTCTTTACGGGTGAAGTTATTATTGATGAATAA
- a CDS encoding acyloxyacyl hydrolase, which translates to MRIITIVFVLLYGICTTAQEDKVRPFDVEADLFGGTILEHNPDISHLITEHPTGVMLAYNRKTYGFEPWERRYNFPDVGYTFVYQDMKNEYLGELYSAYAHYNFYYWKRRLQFRIGQGLAIATKPYDRETNFINNAYGTTVLSSTMLKLSYKKNNIFRNIGFQAGVTIIHYSNANLKAPNNSTNTWAFTAGLNYFPKAAEFPEYIPMGEKTPYKEPVHFNLTLRGGANQSDINNSPRYGFVTITAFVDKRVNHKSSFTAGVDAFFANFLKELIRYESIAYPDGDVTGNEDWKRFGIFVGHELHFNELSFVSQLGYYVYYPYDFEGRFYNRLGLKRTFGKHLAGSMVVKAHGAKAEAVEFGIGYRF; encoded by the coding sequence ATGCGCATCATTACTATTGTATTTGTACTTCTTTACGGCATTTGCACTACTGCACAAGAAGATAAAGTAAGACCCTTTGATGTAGAGGCAGACCTTTTTGGCGGAACGATTTTAGAACATAATCCAGATATTTCTCACCTTATTACAGAACACCCTACTGGAGTGATGCTGGCATATAACCGAAAGACCTATGGTTTTGAACCCTGGGAGCGTCGTTACAACTTTCCAGATGTGGGGTACACCTTTGTGTACCAAGATATGAAAAATGAGTATCTGGGAGAACTATATAGTGCGTATGCACATTATAACTTTTATTACTGGAAGAGGCGCTTGCAGTTTAGAATAGGGCAGGGTCTCGCGATTGCTACAAAACCCTATGACAGGGAGACTAATTTTATAAATAATGCATATGGCACTACAGTCTTGAGTAGCACGATGCTTAAGTTAAGCTATAAGAAAAATAATATTTTTAGAAATATAGGCTTTCAAGCAGGGGTGACAATTATACACTATAGTAATGCAAATCTTAAGGCACCAAATAATTCTACAAATACGTGGGCGTTTACTGCAGGATTAAATTACTTCCCAAAAGCGGCCGAGTTTCCCGAGTATATACCTATGGGAGAAAAAACTCCTTATAAAGAACCTGTACATTTTAACCTTACTCTACGCGGTGGAGCAAATCAAAGCGATATAAATAACTCACCACGCTATGGTTTTGTTACCATTACTGCCTTTGTAGATAAGCGCGTTAATCACAAGTCTAGCTTTACGGCGGGTGTAGATGCTTTTTTTGCAAATTTTTTAAAAGAGCTCATACGTTATGAGTCTATTGCATATCCAGATGGTGACGTCACGGGTAATGAAGACTGGAAGCGTTTTGGGATTTTTGTGGGACACGAGCTGCACTTTAATGAGCTTTCTTTTGTATCTCAACTAGGTTATTATGTGTACTACCCCTATGATTTTGAAGGGAGATTTTACAATAGGTTAGGTTTAAAAAGAACCTTTGGAAAACATCTTGCAGGGAGTATGGTTGTAAAAGCACACGGTGCAAAAGCAGAGGCAGTAGAGTTTGGTATAGGATATAGATTTTAA
- a CDS encoding YqaE/Pmp3 family membrane protein, translating to MSLITIILSILFPPLAVALEKGAGKDLLINILLTLLGWLPGVIHAFYVNSK from the coding sequence ATGTCATTAATTACAATTATACTCAGCATTCTATTTCCGCCACTAGCAGTTGCGTTAGAAAAAGGAGCCGGAAAAGACCTTCTCATAAACATCTTACTTACCCTATTAGGCTGGCTTCCTGGAGTGATTCACGCCTTTTACGTAAACAGTAAATAA
- a CDS encoding hemerythrin domain-containing protein: MNIFEAIRNDHDIQRDLCDRLTSTSGKSSDRKQLWKALKEELEIHADAEERHFYSPLIHNDMMQEHARHGIAEHHEMDELIEKIDDTDMDSPAWLTYAKQLCEKVEHHLEDEEHTFFQLAGKVLSENQKTDLATAYQDAMKERR, encoded by the coding sequence ATGAATATTTTTGAAGCAATTAGAAACGACCACGATATCCAGCGCGACTTATGCGATAGACTTACCTCAACCTCTGGTAAAAGCAGTGACAGAAAACAGCTCTGGAAAGCACTAAAAGAAGAATTAGAAATACACGCAGACGCAGAGGAAAGACATTTTTACAGTCCGCTTATACATAATGATATGATGCAGGAGCACGCTAGACACGGTATTGCAGAGCATCACGAGATGGATGAACTTATAGAAAAAATAGATGATACAGATATGGATTCTCCTGCCTGGCTTACTTATGCAAAACAGTTATGCGAGAAAGTCGAACATCATCTCGAAGACGAGGAGCATACCTTTTTTCAGCTAGCAGGTAAAGTACTCTCAGAAAATCAAAAGACAGATCTTGCTACTGCGTACCAAGATGCAATGAAAGAACGTAGATAA